The DNA segment gaggaaagttcctaaatcaaagttggagtcctatttcttaagtttttaGAACAGTTTGGGtcatctcaattggagtttcctagtgggagatatgatataaatactattctagggtcaagtggCTATGTAGTTCAATTTCAGAATTTGGAATACTGATTTGTCCTAGCAAATTgaccaagttccattaggttctaggttttggtcaaaacatcaaaattgtagttctaggtcttatggagaTTTTGGCTTTAGAttcactgcatttgcagttttatgaactaagttatgacattttttccaaaactagtcggataggtcaaagtccagaatttcaggttaggttttggttttggttagAATTATTGACTTAGATTGTTCTAGaaaattggttgggttagagtcAGAATTAGGctctatattcttcatgaaaaatgtgctcctacgTCTAacctttccattggttcaagaatcaagtcattctgacttttctagagtgagttatacccattttaatatttactgtttatctgatcatttttccaggtctagcAGGTGCTTACCCAGTCATGTTAGGTTCAGTTTTTGGGCagattctcttcatgaaaaatgtggctttatgtcctaagtttcacttccaattggcctcacaccaattggagcaatgtgACTCTACTTATGGCTGCATAAACTCattggactcaaggtccagaatcCTACACAAGAAATCCAACACTTTCAATCTTAATTCCACCCAACTACTAAACTTCAAACCACATTCATTAcacttcaaatagtcaataaatgatctcaacaatGTCAATTAGGCATCAATTAGCTACTAAAATTCTCATCTCATGCAACACCATGCAATTCAATTTCTACCACATGCAAACTCATCAAGAACACTACTAGGCAAGTGAATTCCATCAAAAATCATAAATCCCTAATTtctctcatggctgccgaaattttggTCTTTCAAATACTCATcatattctttcaatttcatacaatttcaacTCCTTTTAACATGCTTAGCATGATTAAAGAAGAGAGATAGGGAAAGtcttgcactaacctcacttgtgaccaaaCTTTGACTTGCTAAACTTCAAGATTTCCTTCAattcttggctgccaatagcttccttaaggtgtggaatcaatttttagtgaagacaaGTAGGGGTTTTAGTGTAAGAATaggagggaaatcaagcttgaaaagcttgaaaatggtggaggctTGTTACCTATGGTGGTTCGGCCAAGAGCTtaagggaggaagaagatgaggcTTTAATTAATGTAATTTGTCTTATGTTTATATATTTATCCTAATGTaattgtattaattttttttaatgatgtcattttgtcatcatGCTTACTCATGCTTAGGTCATCATGTGgtaatgcttatgtcataattcaatttcattttcttttctttcttttccctttttcattaagcaaattcatgatttttattcattttaaaagtTTTGTTCTCACTCATTTTGattgacattgaggtcaaaattcaactctgatgGTGAAATTATCAAAATGCCTTTATCGGGTCATGATTTGTCTTTACTGATTGGCacaaattttcttatattttcttgacatttttattgtcattaatcCTCATTAATCCCCTAATTAAGTCCCAAatatttatttcacagggttccccaCGAGTCTGGGATTGACAACTATATTCATAGTCGCTTCTCAATAGGGTAACTCATCGTTGAAATCttggctcctttaacctattggcatttcatttcttttattttttcctaatttttcttgatctctattcaatcaatttatgtctcctcactctagtttaagtatagttctagacatcctagctgtccgaacaaacatTAGTCATCAAAATAGTATAATATACAGACTAccaaaagtgagggcattacaattagcCAATTGATTGCTTTCATAGCAAACACAAGGGGCAATGGGAAAAATTAAAAGTGAGAATGAAAATGAAGGCATAAATCAGGCTAAGGCAATCGTGAGAATGAAAATGAAGGCATAAATTAGGCTAAGGCAATTTCATGTTTTTCAAGTTTTCTAAGCATTGTCTTTTAATTTCAagctttgtattttctttttcaacagtcaaatttcaaattttattcaaTATATACAAGTTCTTTAATTTCAGTCTACATCTATTTtaagttcaacaatatatttcataGCAAATTGTATTTAGAGTAATCAGTTcacatttgattttaaaaattggaAAGTGCATTTTCTTGattaatatacctattatctgatATGTTCATAAGATTTAATCTGTTAGCCAATTGCTTTCTTTCATAGCAAACACAAGGGGCAAtggaaaaaaattgaaattgagaatgaaaatgaaGGCATAAATCAGGCTAATGAAAATGAAGGCATAAATCAAGCTAAGGTAATTTCATGTTTTTCATGTTTTCTAAGCATTGTCTTTTAATTTCAAGCTTTGTAGTTTCTTTTTCGActgtcaaatttcaaattttgttcAGTATATACTGTGAAGGATAGATCAACCTTGTCATTTACTGttgttaaataataatatatgtaCACGGACTGTGGAGATGGCAGACCTATACCCAACCTCATCTAGTTGCCACACAGTTAGAGTTTGTTACGAGGATAAATACATGAGGATAAATACATGAAGATAAATATATGATTATCTACACGAGATATACTCTATCACTACTCTATCACTGCCTTGCAAATCTAACCAGGTGAGAttagaattgtgagtctcatcCGCTTCGGCAGATGAACACGCTACCGTAGGTTGTTTCTTAGACTACCATGAAATTAGATTACTCCCCATAAATATCGCATAGCCACTTATTGATTTTCTATCGTTCAGATTGGATGCCCAATCCGCATCACTGTAAGCATGAATATCAAGATTAGAAGAAGGAGTAAGGAGCAACCCATACCATTGTGTGCTCTTCAAATAATGTAAAATACGTTTTACTGTAACCCAATGTTGCATTTTGGGAGAATGAACATATTGAGAAGCTTTGTGGACCGAGAAGGCAATGTCGGGTCTGGTGATATTCAAATATTGCAAAGCACCAACTATGGTGCGGTAGAGAGTGATATCAGGTGCAGATTCAGCACCAGTTGCTTGTAATTTCTCATTCGGTGTGGCTGGTGTAGATAAGCTTTTGCATGTGGTCATATTGGCTTTGTGTAACAAATCCTCAATGTACTTTGTCTGTGTAAGTAATAAATCCATTTTTGTATGATGagcttcaatacccaagaaataatCTAATGGACCCAAATCTTTTAATTGAAACTCTAGTTGCAGAGATGCAACAAGGTGCTATAAATGAGTATTATCACTCCCAGTTCGGATGATATCATCCACATAAATAATACAGAAAGCTTAAGGATGTATCTGCAGCAGATGACTTAAAACCATTTTTAAGAAGCACATTCGACAAGCACTTGTACCATTGGCATGGAACTTGACGAAGGCCATACAGAGAATGATGTAACCGACATACATGATTCAGTTTATCGGGATCAGTAAAACCAGGAGGTTGATCCATAAAGACCAGGTCATCAAGTTTTCCATGTAAGAAAGCATTTGAAACATCTAATTGTTTGATATTCCACCCCTGTGTAACTGCATAAGACAAAATAATTCTAATAGTAGTAGGCTTTACCACCGGAGAAAAAGTCTCAAAAAAGTTAATGCCTGGCCTTTGATGGTAGCCCTTAGTAACTAATCGAGCTTTGTACTTTTCAATGGATCCATCTGGTTTATGTTTGATGTGGAAGACCCATTTGTAACCAACAATATTCTGAGCATCTTCTCGTGGTACCAATTTCCACATACTTGTTTGAATTAGAGCATTTATTTCAGACTGCAGTGCATCACGCCAATATTCAGATTTCATAGTTTGGGAATAGCATGTAGGAACAGCTTGGGCAACTATAGTAGTGGCAAATATCTttggtttaaaattccttgtttGAGATTACGTCACCATTGGATGAGTTTTAAGTGGAACAGATGGTTGATTATGGGAGTCGGTGAGACCTTGTTGATGAGGTGAGTTGAGATGACTAGGTGAGTGTGGGCTTTGAGTAACAACACATATGGAAGTATCATGAGGTTGAGTGGAAGTAGGTGGGCTATGTGGGAGAGTGGATGCACATGGTGTGATGTGACTATGCTAAGGGTGGGCCAAGGGTGCATGTGATGAGATTAATGGACTATGTGTCATTGGACTTGGGGTGGATACTACATCAGTGGACTGTAGAGATAAGTGAGCTGGTGGAGGACCGAATATACCATCTTGAAGAGAT comes from the Hevea brasiliensis isolate MT/VB/25A 57/8 chromosome 5, ASM3005281v1, whole genome shotgun sequence genome and includes:
- the LOC110652517 gene encoding uncharacterized mitochondrial protein AtMg00810-like translates to MDLLLTQTKYIEDLLHKANMTTCKSLSTPATPNEKLQATGAESAPDITLYRTIVGALQYLNITRPDIAFSVHKASQYVHSPKMQHWVTVKRILHYLKSTQWYGLLLTPSSNLDIHAYSDADWASNLNDRKSISGYAIFMGSNLISW